One genomic window of Quercus lobata isolate SW786 chromosome 9, ValleyOak3.0 Primary Assembly, whole genome shotgun sequence includes the following:
- the LOC115960996 gene encoding traB domain-containing protein-like isoform X1, with protein MENLKSTFPIFTTNPFFFKTKAIKPSKFSIKPPPPDFDFRTEIMDDSRAKIAQTHPQLLDLANNGSLVLIEKSQYGPVPAWRTEFVEPEAIWLVGTTHISEESAVEVERVVQTVKPENVVVELCRSRAGIMYTSNDGEVGQQLRSNMFSLSATGFFGAVGRSINLGGQTALALRLLLAIFSSKLSSDINRPFGDEFRAARKISEEIGAQIVLGDRPIEITLERAWNSLTWTEKLSLVTSVIRGITSSSDMSRNSLKEPSSDDGTFQLYEQLSFSFPSLLQPLIHERDTYLAWSLKRSKAVNNSKRVVGVIGKGHMNGVIYALVSDQGDLRFRDLAGKRPNGDGSNRWVDGLLKSLVRDTVIGILLWALYEEIKGVL; from the exons ATGGAGAACCTCAAATCAACCTTCCCAATTTTCACTACCAacccatttttcttcaaaacaaaaGCTATCAAACCATCCAAGTTTTCAATCAAGCCACCCCCACCAGACTTTGATTTTAGAACAGAAATTATGGATGACTCTAGAGCCAAAATAGCCCAAACTCACCCTCAGTTGCTTGATTTGGCTAATAATGGGAGCTTGGTATTGATTGAGAAAAGTCAGTATGGTCCTGTACCAGCATGGAGGACCGAGTTTGTGGAGCCTGAGGCGATATGGCTGGTTGGAACTACGCATATATCAGAGGAATCAGCTGTGGAGGTTGAGCGCGTTGTGCAGACTGTGAAGCCTGAAAATGTAGTGGTGGAGCTATGTAGAAGCAG AGCTGGAATTATGTACACTTCCAATGATGGTGAGGTTGGCCAACAACTTCGTTCAAATATGTTTTCTTTGAGTGCGACTGGCTTTTTTGGTGCTGTTGGTCGTAGCATAAACTTAG GGGGTCAGACCGCTCTAGCACTTCGTCTACTGCTGGcaattttttcctcaaaactCTCTTCAGATATCAACCGCCCTTTTGGTGATGAG TTCCGAGCTGCTCGAAAAATATCTGAAGAAATTGGTGCTCAAATAGTTTTGGGGGATCGGCCAATTGAAATTACG CTTGAAAGGGCTTGGAATTCTTTGACATGGACTGAGAAACTAAGTTTGGTGACCTCAGTTATTCGTGGGATAACATCATCGTCCGATATGTCTAGGAACAGTCTCAAG GAACCAAGTTCAGATGATGGAACCTTTCAGCTCTATGAGCAGCTCAGTTTTTCATTTCCATCACTTCTGCAGCCTCTTATACACGAACGAGACACT TACCTAGCATGGTCACTAAAGAGGAGCAAAGCTGTGAATAACAGTAAAAGAGTTGTGGGGGTGATTGGAAAAGGCCACATGAATGGAGTGATATATGCACTAGTATCAGACCAAGGAGACTTGCGGTTTCGAGATCTTGCAGGGAAGAGGCCAAATGGTGATGGCTCCAACCGGTGGGTTGATGGTCTTCTTAAGAGTTTGGTTAGAGATACTGTAATTGGCATTTTGTTGTGGGCATTATATGAAGAGATAAAAGGTGTACTATAA
- the LOC115960996 gene encoding traB domain-containing protein-like isoform X2 → MYTSNDGEVGQQLRSNMFSLSATGFFGAVGRSINLGGQTALALRLLLAIFSSKLSSDINRPFGDEFRAARKISEEIGAQIVLGDRPIEITLERAWNSLTWTEKLSLVTSVIRGITSSSDMSRNSLKEPSSDDGTFQLYEQLSFSFPSLLQPLIHERDTYLAWSLKRSKAVNNSKRVVGVIGKGHMNGVIYALVSDQGDLRFRDLAGKRPNGDGSNRWVDGLLKSLVRDTVIGILLWALYEEIKGVL, encoded by the exons ATGTACACTTCCAATGATGGTGAGGTTGGCCAACAACTTCGTTCAAATATGTTTTCTTTGAGTGCGACTGGCTTTTTTGGTGCTGTTGGTCGTAGCATAAACTTAG GGGGTCAGACCGCTCTAGCACTTCGTCTACTGCTGGcaattttttcctcaaaactCTCTTCAGATATCAACCGCCCTTTTGGTGATGAG TTCCGAGCTGCTCGAAAAATATCTGAAGAAATTGGTGCTCAAATAGTTTTGGGGGATCGGCCAATTGAAATTACG CTTGAAAGGGCTTGGAATTCTTTGACATGGACTGAGAAACTAAGTTTGGTGACCTCAGTTATTCGTGGGATAACATCATCGTCCGATATGTCTAGGAACAGTCTCAAG GAACCAAGTTCAGATGATGGAACCTTTCAGCTCTATGAGCAGCTCAGTTTTTCATTTCCATCACTTCTGCAGCCTCTTATACACGAACGAGACACT TACCTAGCATGGTCACTAAAGAGGAGCAAAGCTGTGAATAACAGTAAAAGAGTTGTGGGGGTGATTGGAAAAGGCCACATGAATGGAGTGATATATGCACTAGTATCAGACCAAGGAGACTTGCGGTTTCGAGATCTTGCAGGGAAGAGGCCAAATGGTGATGGCTCCAACCGGTGGGTTGATGGTCTTCTTAAGAGTTTGGTTAGAGATACTGTAATTGGCATTTTGTTGTGGGCATTATATGAAGAGATAAAAGGTGTACTATAA
- the LOC115960724 gene encoding ethylene-responsive transcription factor ERF027-like translates to MASNYNPSNVPQNPNDPPSPTSDATSPGPIQSPGGSSGQPVLSGRHSMYRGIRKRSGKWVSEIREPRKTTRIWLGTYPTPEMAAAAYDAAALALKGYDTPLNFPNSRPRYPIPASASASDIRAAAASAAEAARVRTESESSSRGAQEQETSVETTSRVEEEYVDEEELLNMPNLLVDMAGGMLVSPPRIESKSSSDESDGGGDNLWSYT, encoded by the coding sequence ATGGCCAGCAATTACAATCCTTCTAACGTGCCCCAAAATCCAAATGACCCGCCAAGTCCTACTTCCGATGCCACGTCACCGGGACCCATACAATCTCCGGGTGGGTCTTCGGGTCAACCCGTGCTGTCTGGGAGGCACTCGATGTATCGGGGGATTCGGAAGCGGAGCGGCAAATGGGTATCCGAGATTCGCGAGCCACGTAAAACGACGCGCATTTGGCTGGGGACGTACCCAACGCCGGAGATGGCGGCGGCGGCGTACGACGCGGCGGCGCTGGCTTTGAAGGGGTACGACACGCCCTTGAATTTCCCCAATTCGAGGCCGAGGTACCCGATACCGGCTTCCGCTTCGGCGAGCGACATACGTGCCGCTGCGGCGAGCGCGGCGGAGGCGGCGAGGGTGCGGACCGAGTCGGAGAGCAGTAGTCGAGGAGCGCAGGAACAGGAGACGAGTGTGGAAACGACGAGTCGCGTAGAAGAGGAGTATGTCGATGAGGAAGAGCTACTGAACATGCCGAATTTGCTGGTGGACATGGCGGGAGGAATGCTGGTGAGTCCGCCGAGGATCGAGTCGAAATCGTCGTCGGATGAGTCTGATGGAGGTGGAGATAATTTATGGAGTTAcacataa